The Eleutherodactylus coqui strain aEleCoq1 chromosome 6, aEleCoq1.hap1, whole genome shotgun sequence genome window below encodes:
- the LOC136632288 gene encoding chemerin-like receptor 1 isoform X2 — protein sequence MEYSTIFPSSPDPLSLQLEEEEEDDDLVLIEGLASELDTTLRYLSIIIYSIAFLLGTTGNGLVIWITGFRMKRTVNTVWFLNLAIADFIFTFFLPLSITYTALGFDWPFGTLLCKLNSTVAFLNLFASVFLLTIISADRCVSVVRPVWAQNHRTIRLANIIALSIWLIAFCLCSPYLAFRDTIRDNEANVTHCYNNYAFSSDFGDMKIVALRSMRHQVMISVRFLFGFLLPFGLILVFYSLMALKLRRSHLSWSSRPFKVMATVVAAFFLCWFPYHILSILEVVMHHWGNKILKSAVLIGSPLATSLAFFNSCLNPFLYVFLGRDFKESLRRSILLAFESAFSEEHGKNNYSQGKSKSISDQESQFT from the coding sequence ATGGAATATTCTACTATTTTTCCATCCTCACCGGACCCTTTGTCACTGcaactggaagaagaagaagaagacgatGATTTAGTCCTCATAGAAGGTCTTGCTTCAGAGCTGGACACCACACTTCGGTACCTGTCCATTATAATTTACAGCATAGCATTCCTGTTGGGAACCACAGGCAATGGCTTGGTGATCTGGATTACTGGATTTAGGATGAAGAGGACTGTTAACACTGTGTGGTTCTTGAACCTTGCTATCGCTGATTTCATCTTCACGTTCTTCTTACCACTGAGTATTACGTACACAGCCCTGGGATTTGATTGGCCTTTTGGCACCTTACTCTGTAAACTCAACAGCACTGTGGCTTTCTTGAATTTATTTGCCAGTGTTTTCCTTCTCACTATTATCAGTGCTGACCGTTGTGTCTCCGTTGTAAGACCTGTATGGGCACAAAACCACAGGACCATCAGGCTAGCCAACATCATAGCACTCTCCATTTGGCTGATTGCTTTTTGCCTCTGTTCACCATACTTGGCCTTTAGGGACACTATAAGAGATAACGAAGCCAATGTGACCCATTGCTATAATAATTATGCTTTTTCCAGTGACTTTGGTGACATGAAGATTGTGGCTCTGAGATCCATGAGGCACCAGGTGATGATCTCTGTCCGTTTTCTTTTTGGGTTCTTGCTTCCTTTTGGACTTATCTTAGTTTTTTATTCCTTAATGGCCCTCAAGTTGAGGAGGAGTCATCTTTCTTGGTCTAGCCGACCATTCAAGGTTATGGCCACAGTGGTGGCGGCTTTTTTCCTTTGTTGGTTCCCATATCACATCCTTTCAATTTTAGAAGTCGTCATGCACCACTGGGGCAATAAAATTTTAAAATCAGCAGTTCTTATAGGAAGTCCTCTAGCTACAAGCTTGGCTTTTTTCAACAGCTGTTTGAATCCCTTTCTGTATGTTTTCTTGGGAAGAGACTTCAAAGAATCTTTGCGTAGGTCCATCCTTTTGGCCTTTGAAAGTGCATTTAGTGAAGAACATGGCAAAAATAACTATAGCCAAGGAAAGTCAAAATCGATCTCTGACCAAGAGTCTCAATTTACCTGA
- the LOC136632288 gene encoding chemerin-like receptor 1 isoform X1, producing MCNYFIIMEYSTIFPSSPDPLSLQLEEEEEDDDLVLIEGLASELDTTLRYLSIIIYSIAFLLGTTGNGLVIWITGFRMKRTVNTVWFLNLAIADFIFTFFLPLSITYTALGFDWPFGTLLCKLNSTVAFLNLFASVFLLTIISADRCVSVVRPVWAQNHRTIRLANIIALSIWLIAFCLCSPYLAFRDTIRDNEANVTHCYNNYAFSSDFGDMKIVALRSMRHQVMISVRFLFGFLLPFGLILVFYSLMALKLRRSHLSWSSRPFKVMATVVAAFFLCWFPYHILSILEVVMHHWGNKILKSAVLIGSPLATSLAFFNSCLNPFLYVFLGRDFKESLRRSILLAFESAFSEEHGKNNYSQGKSKSISDQESQFT from the exons ATGTGTAATT ACTTCATCATTATGGAATATTCTACTATTTTTCCATCCTCACCGGACCCTTTGTCACTGcaactggaagaagaagaagaagacgatGATTTAGTCCTCATAGAAGGTCTTGCTTCAGAGCTGGACACCACACTTCGGTACCTGTCCATTATAATTTACAGCATAGCATTCCTGTTGGGAACCACAGGCAATGGCTTGGTGATCTGGATTACTGGATTTAGGATGAAGAGGACTGTTAACACTGTGTGGTTCTTGAACCTTGCTATCGCTGATTTCATCTTCACGTTCTTCTTACCACTGAGTATTACGTACACAGCCCTGGGATTTGATTGGCCTTTTGGCACCTTACTCTGTAAACTCAACAGCACTGTGGCTTTCTTGAATTTATTTGCCAGTGTTTTCCTTCTCACTATTATCAGTGCTGACCGTTGTGTCTCCGTTGTAAGACCTGTATGGGCACAAAACCACAGGACCATCAGGCTAGCCAACATCATAGCACTCTCCATTTGGCTGATTGCTTTTTGCCTCTGTTCACCATACTTGGCCTTTAGGGACACTATAAGAGATAACGAAGCCAATGTGACCCATTGCTATAATAATTATGCTTTTTCCAGTGACTTTGGTGACATGAAGATTGTGGCTCTGAGATCCATGAGGCACCAGGTGATGATCTCTGTCCGTTTTCTTTTTGGGTTCTTGCTTCCTTTTGGACTTATCTTAGTTTTTTATTCCTTAATGGCCCTCAAGTTGAGGAGGAGTCATCTTTCTTGGTCTAGCCGACCATTCAAGGTTATGGCCACAGTGGTGGCGGCTTTTTTCCTTTGTTGGTTCCCATATCACATCCTTTCAATTTTAGAAGTCGTCATGCACCACTGGGGCAATAAAATTTTAAAATCAGCAGTTCTTATAGGAAGTCCTCTAGCTACAAGCTTGGCTTTTTTCAACAGCTGTTTGAATCCCTTTCTGTATGTTTTCTTGGGAAGAGACTTCAAAGAATCTTTGCGTAGGTCCATCCTTTTGGCCTTTGAAAGTGCATTTAGTGAAGAACATGGCAAAAATAACTATAGCCAAGGAAAGTCAAAATCGATCTCTGACCAAGAGTCTCAATTTACCTGA